One segment of Vespa velutina chromosome 17, iVesVel2.1, whole genome shotgun sequence DNA contains the following:
- the LOC124954994 gene encoding autophagy-related protein 101 — MNARTQLFELSMEGRQVDEAVASIFHSVLFHRSLGKFKYKQEGSYSVGTVGYQDVDCDFIDFTYVCCSSVHLDQTLKREISGFSEALRSTDSPGSGQISLEFFQKKKNRWPFQAECIPWEVWTVRLELIKLATEHERQICREKVGDLLTDKILYITEVMNRHDYLPKMPNQAELDLIFDTSYPDIQPYLFKLSFTTSSPSSSTMGNTMKKLIKETLSI; from the coding sequence ATGAATGCCAGAACACAACTATTTGAGTTAAGTATGGAGGGTCGGCAGGTCGACGAAGCTGTAGCCAGTATATTTCACAGCGTTCTATTTCATAGAAGCCTTGGAAAATTTAAGTACAAACAAGAAGGCAGCTATTCCGTTGGTACTGTCGGATATCAAGATGTCGACTGTGATTTCATTGATTTCACATACGTATGCTGTTCCTCTGTACATCTTGATCAAAccttgaaaagagaaatatcggGCTTTTCTGAAGCTTTACGTTCTACGGATAGTCCTGGTTCTGGTCAAATATCGTTAGAattttttcagaaaaaaaagaatcgctGGCCGTTTCAGGCAGAGTGTATACCATGGGAAGTATGGACAGTGAGGCTCGAGCTTATAAAATTAGCAACTGAGCATGAACGTCAAATATGTAGGGAGAAGGTTGGTGATCTGTTGACAGATAAAATTCTCTATATAACTGAAGTCATGAATAGGCATGACTATTTACCAAAAATGCCAAATCAGGCTGAATTAGATTTGATTTTTGATACTTCTTATCCGGACATTCAGCCTTATCTCTTTAAATTGTCTTTCACAACTTCTAGCCCATCGAGTTCAACAATGGGTAATACAATGAAAAAGTTGATTAAGGAGACATTGTCCATTTAG
- the LOC124955132 gene encoding uncharacterized protein LOC124955132, translating into MILLTKPELKYLDKNKIHVSRRPKFLTWIIFVLYTILFIWICYHVTKNIFFLIVSILGEITFCLDALGEWEDLILNKETNKAIISRYTWSDKLCYKFLNKQSILMELDDIRYVGVSIELGLFIVHKNGNIVSINMNGLTRKEIQILRKEINYFLNMSRIQCLDCFPSDPYDQLIVISDSGKERFKKLPKKYKSISISKEMLQSNNEMNDLKYSLQQNLSSPLLGSNKIVKCCQEKHLRKGPYTENSLSFVYSKYMKPISVRSYEHDTNLKIS; encoded by the exons atgattttattgacTAAACCGGAACTTAAATATTtggataagaataaaattcatgTATCAAGAAGACCAAAATTCTTAACCTGGATCATATTTGTTT TATATACAATTCTTTTCATCTGGATATGTTATCACGTgacgaagaatattttttttctgattgtCTCAATTCTGGGAGAGATAACGTTTTGTTTGGACGCTTTAGGGGAATGGGAAgatctaattttaaataaagaaactaaTAAGGCCATTATATCAAGATATACATGGAGCGACAAgttatgttataaatttttaaataaacaatccATTCTGATGGAATTAGATGATATAAGATACGTTGGTGTATCCATTGAGTTAGGCCTATTTATCGTtcataaaaatggaaatattgtTTCTATTAATATGAATGGCTTAACACgtaaagaaatacaaattttaagaaaagaaatcaattattttttgaatatgAGTCGTATTCAATGTTTAGATTGTTTTCCAAGTGATCCATACGACCAGCTAATTGTTATTTCAGATTCAGGAAAGGAACGGTTTAAAAAATTgcctaaaaaatataaatccatTTCAATATCTAAAGAAATGTTACAGTCTAACAATGAAATGAATGATCTTAAATATTCGCTACAACAAAATCTTAGTTCGCCATTATTAGGATCCAATAAGATAGTTAAATGTTGTCAAGAAAAGCATTTAAGAAAAGGTCCATATACTGAAAATAgtttatcttttgtttattcCAAATATATGAAACCTATCTCTGTACGTTCTTATGAACATGAtactaatttaaaaatttcttag
- the LOC124955131 gene encoding epimerase family protein SDR39U1: MSIKHVVVGGGTGFIGKRLIELLCQQGITCTIVSRKSGPNRITWTDVKENGLPKYTSAVINIAGQNVLDPTKRWSSEFKEIVRDSRVKTTEILARAVECTDAKAFVSISGVACYKPNDTEYTEESECIPYDFLSELCRDWEAAAELSQESKIRQIIIRSGVVLGKDGGMIKQIYLPFLLGLGGPIGTGNQYMPWIHINDLVNIFLFAIKNDNVCGILNGVAPKPVTNKEFTKAFANALKRPAIIPLPSIILNLIFSEERAKMMLEGQKVFPKRTEELGFQYQFCDINSACKEIVK, from the exons atgtctataAAACACGTCGTTGTAG GTGGAGGTACTGGATTTATAGGGAAACgtttaatagaattattatgtCAACAAGGTATAACTTGTACAATTGTTTCACGTAAATCAGGTCCTAATAGAATAACTTGG acaGATGTAAAGGAAAATGGTCTTCCAAAATATACATCTGCTGTAATCAATATTGCTGGTCAGAATGTACTCGATCCAACGAAACGTTGGTCGTcagaatttaaagaaattgttaGAGATAGTCGTGTGAAAACTACAGAAATATTAGCAAGAGCCGTGGAATGTACAGATGCAAAAGCCTTCGTTAGTATTTCTGGTGTTGCGTGTTATAAACCCAACGATACGGAATATACGGAAGAAAGTGAATGTATACCTTATGATTTTTTATCAG AACTTTGTCGGGATTGGGAAGCTGCAGCAGAACTTTCACAGGAGAGTAAAATTAGACAGATCATTATTAGATCTGGTGTAGTATTAGGTAAAGATGGTGGaatgataaaacaaatttatttaccttttttACTTGGACTTGGTGGACCTATTGGTACTGGAAATCAATATATGCCATGGATACATATTAACGATCTcgttaacatatttttatttgctattaaaaatgataatgtttGTGGTATTTTAAATGGTGTAGCACCTaag cCTGTAACTAACAAGGAATTTACAAAAGCATTTGCTAATGCATTAAAAAGACCTGCCATAATACCACTTCcaagtattattttaaatctaatttttaGCGAAGAACGTGCAAAA ATGATGTTGGAGGGACAAAAGGTATTTCCTAAAAGAACCGAGGAATTAGGATTTCAATATCAATTTTGTGATATAAATAGTGCCTGCAAAGagatcgttaaataa
- the LOC124955133 gene encoding condensin complex subunit 2: MARKSLANIVIESNMPNFPSTSSPLRRKSIVIQKSSSALLENDDEAERLALRRDATSTSTPLTTKINEKRRSLGLGFLTQMSEPQMTELISHCIKLSAENKINVKNAFSLEMIDFMTFMVTKRNSELTNLQVASTSLDVCTKIYGFRVDGIYTEILKMVGALDRQKENNSTDEGPIQSNNAEENEERQIENQSKKKKKRTKQKIIITEDVINVSVETMLPSQMFIGSGDLCSSDMLYQVVLSHHANLGFYHNTYNDIILDKLNETETENENLPEYTISPIENFSESDLCPTVTDFEFLKWSPEDEPEDIQTTQENNENRFQFDLDASIPSADEDEFEPMNYFSMQEDTNNRDLCMRNPNQVENIVDFRKVMAEQVPEQYHKTSEYSFIQKNCNLIHWAGPSYWKVKTLKFFPNESKVVETCHQGPIKKKKEMEIKYSHDAISDIEQKFLPSQAVKLQVKTAKVDWTEEKVTLPEDLHYDTSQITKLYLRPLMFANPKQKDLTDTAQLPEDIEGYDYNNENDMSNFCPGIDTDCDMQERNDFDELRNVDENIAGSQMAFTNDNLVTAPTLTNKIFLQYPLRAKKIDMRQLKKTIWKSLSKSSNMNNMNAELGEQNENTNQIKESKCFNTVYKALPNELSKINVEALSVPIAIVSLLHLANEKSLKLSTLSDMSDIIVEGN, from the coding sequence ATGGCAAGAAAAAGCTTAGCAAATATAGTAATAGAATCAAATATGCCCAATTTTCCGTCTACATCTTCACCACTCCGTAGAAAATCTATCGTCATACAAAAATCCTCATCAGCTTTATTGGAAAATGATGACGAGGCAGAACGTTTAGCATTAAGACGTGATGCCACATCAACTAGTACACCATTAActacaaaaattaatgaaaagagaCGTTCTTTAGGTTTAGGATTTTTGACACAAATGTCAGAACCACAAATGACTGAATTAATATCACATTGTATCAAATTAAGcgctgaaaataaaattaatgttaagAATGCATTCAGCTTAGAAATGATAGATTTTATGACATTTATGGTGACCAAAAGGAATTCTGAACTTACCAATTTGCAAGTAGCCAGTACGTCATTGGATGTATGTACAAAAATTTATGGATTTCGTGTGGAtggtatatatacagagattTTAAAAATGGTCGGTGCATTGGATcgacaaaaggaaaataattctaCCGATGAAGGGCCAATACAATCAAACAATgcagaagaaaatgaagaaagacaaatagaaaatcaatcaaagaaaaaaaagaaaagaactaaaCAGAAGATCATTATTACAGAAGATGTAATAAATGTATCCGTTGAAACCATGTTACCCTCACAAATGTTCATAGGATCTGGAGATTTATGTTCATCTGATATGCTCTATCAAGTAGTCCTATCGCATCATGCAAATTTAGGCTTTtatcataatacatataacgatattattttagataaattaaatgaaacagAAACGGAGAATGAAAATCTTCCAGAATATACTATATCtccaatagaaaatttttcagaaTCAGATCTATGTCCTACTGTTActgattttgaatttttaaaatggtCACCAGAAGATGAACCAGAAGACATACAAACTACAcaagaaaacaatgaaaatagatTTCAATTTGATCTTGATGCAAGTATACCTTCTGCCGATGAAGATGAATTTGAAcctatgaattattttagCATGCAAGAAGATACCAATAATAGAGATTTGTGTATGAGAAATCCTAATCAAGTAGAAAATATAGTAGACTTTCGTAAAGTCATGGCAGAACAAGTACCCGAGCAATATCACAAAACATCAGAATATTCTTTCATacagaaaaattgtaatttaattcattgGGCAGGTCCTTCTTATTGGAAagttaaaacattaaaattctttccaAATGAGAGTAAAGTAGTGGAAACGTGTCATCAGGgaccgattaaaaaaaagaaagagatggaaattaaatattctcaTGATGCAATATCTGACATTGAACAAAAGTTCTTACCTAGCCAAGCAGTAAAGTTACAAGTTAAAACAGCCAAAGTAGATTGGACTGAAGAAAAGGTAACTTTACCAGAAGATTTACATTATGATACTTCAcagataacaaaattatatcttcGTCCTTTAATGTTTGCAAATCCTAAACAAAAAGATTTAACGGATACAGCACAATTGCCAGAAGATATCGAAggttatgattataataatgaaaatgatatgtCAAACTTTTGTCCCGGTATTGATACAGATTGTGATAtgcaagaaagaaatgattttgatGAATTAAGAAATGTGGATGAAAATATAGCGGGAAGTCAGATGGCATTTACCAATGATAATTTAGTAACTGCACCGacattaacgaataaaatcttCTTGCAATATCCTTTGCGCGccaaaaaaattgatatgcGTCAATTAAAGAAAACCATATGGAAATCATTGTCTAAATCatcaaatatgaataatatgaaTGCGGAATTGGGAGAACAAAATGAGAATACGAATCAAATTAAGGAATCTAAATGTTTCAATACCGTTTATAAAGCTTTACCAAATgaactttcgaaaataaatgtagAAGCATTGAGTGTCCCTATTGCAATAGTATCTTTACTTCATTTAGCCAATGAGAAATCTTTAAAACTTTCCACACTTTCAGACATGTCGGATATTATTGTAGAAGGAAATTAA
- the LOC124955030 gene encoding mediator of RNA polymerase II transcription subunit 10 — MASALENLETQLELFIENVRQIRIIVSDFQPQGQNVLNQKIQGLVNGLQEIDKLKSQVQDVHVPLEVFDYIDQGRNPQLYTKDCIEKALTKNEQVKGKIDAYRKFKANMLVELNRVFPNELAKYRAVRGDE, encoded by the exons ATGGCTTCTGCtttagaaaatttagaaaCACAATTGGaactttttattgaaaatgttaGACAAATTCGAATAATAGTTAGTGATTTTCAACCGCAAGGTCAAAATGTACTCAATCAAAAGAT tcAAGGTTTAGTGAATGGATTACAAGAAATAGATAAACTCAAATCACAAGTTCAAGATGTTCATGTACCTTTGGAAGTATTTGa TTACATTGACCAAGGTAGAAATCCACAATTATATACTAAAGATTGTATAGAAAAGGCATTGACAAAGAATGAACAAGTTAAAGGAAAGATAGATGCATACAGGAAATTTAAAGCTAATATGTTGGTGGAATTAAATCGAGTATTTCCAAATGAATTAGCTAAATATAGAGCAGTACGTGGagatgaatga
- the LOC124955029 gene encoding chitooligosaccharidolytic beta-N-acetylglucosaminidase, whose translation MIAITFIFVLALEACSDFIVAEKIYNSLWHFKCNGGYCVKEEITEEVSSPMSLKVCQLLCGDNGSLWPKPTGHLSLGSTVLPLNVNDIKIDGINPNTKVGSLLQENINIFKENIKKISDVVKNDGLGLIINVTDIHDLNDVQLTLDTDESYKLQIDQIDDEYISVKITATTYFGARNGLETLSQLIVFDDLRDIIQIIHDAYIEDKPVYPYRGILLDTSRNFITVEVIKKTIEAMAMSKMNTFHWHITDSHSFPYEVRNYPLFSKYGSYGKDKVYTKEDIKDIMKFALLHGVRILPEFDAPAHVGEGWQWVGHNATVCFKSEPWQSYCVEPPCGQLNPTSDKVYEILEGIYKEMLEDFHPDIFHMGGDEVNVNCWNSSDAIKNWMLAKGWNLSESSFYLLWDYFQNRALEKLTIANGGKEIPVIIWTSGLTNIENMEYLDSKKYIIQIWTSATDNTIGRLISKDFKVIISNYDALYLDCGFGAWVGEGNNWCAPYKGWQLIYDNSPMSILQKQGFGTNKKQFVLGGEVTLWSEQVDSVTVDSRLWPRSAAFAERLWSDPPSTWIHAEHRMLKQRERLVQRGINADRLEPEWCIQNQGHCYL comes from the exons ATGATtgctattacatttatatttgtcCTCGCTTTAGAAGCCTGTAGCGATTTCATCGTTGCCGAGAAAATATACAA TTCACTATGGCATTTCAAATGCAACGGTGGATACtgtgtaaaagaagaaatcacaGAAGAAGTATCGTCTCCTATGTCATTAAAAGTTTGTCAATTATTATGCGGTGATAATGGTTCGTTATGGCCAAAACCAACAGGACATTTGTCCTTGGGAAGTACAGTTTTGCCTCTAAATGTTAATGACATCAAAATCGATGGTATAAATCCGAATACAAAAGTAGGTAGTCTTTTACAAGAGAACATTAACATAttcaaagaaaacataaagaaaattagtGATGTCGTTAAAAACGATGGATTAGGATTGATAATTAATGTTACCGATATTCATGATTTAAATGACGTCCAATTGACCTTAGACACAGACGAAAGTTACAAATTACAAATTGATCAGATCGATGACgaatat ATAAGCGTCAAAATAACAGCAACGACTTATTTCGGTGCTCGAAATGGTTTGGAAACGTTGTCACAATTAATAGTATTTGATGATTTGAGAGATATAATACAAATCATTCATGATGCTTATATCGAGGATAAACCAGTATATCCATACCGTGGGATTTTGTTGGACACCAGTCGTAATTTTATTACCGTTGAAGTGATCAAGAAGACAATAGAAGCAATGGCCATGTCAAAAATGAATACTTTTCATTGGCACATCACCGATTCCCATAGTTTCCCATATGAAGTTAGAAATTATCCATTGTTTTCCAAATACGGTTCCTACGGCAAAGACAAGGTCTATACGAAGGAAGACATTAAGGATATTATGAAATTTGCTCTTTTACATGGAGTACGTATTTTACCAGAATTCGATGCACCTGCTCACGTTGGGGAAGGCTGGCAATGg GTAGGCCATAATGCAACGGTATGCTTTAAATCTGAACCATGGCAAAGTTATTGCGTCGAGCCACCATGCGGTCAATTAAATCCAACAAGCGATAAGGTCTATGAAATACTTGAAGGTATTTACAAAGAAATGTTGGAAGATTTTCATCCGGACATATTTCATATGGGCGGTGACGAGGTCAATGTTAATTGTTGGAACTCCAGTGATGCTATCAAAAATTGGATGCTCGCTAAAGGTTGGAATCTATCAGAGTCGAGTTTCTACTTGCTTTGGGATTATTTCCAAAATAGAGCACTTGAAAAGTTAACTATAGCCAATGGAGGAAAAGAGATTCCTGTTATTATTTGGACCAGTGGACTTACTAACATAGAAAATATGGAATACTTGGATTCTAAGAAGTATATCATTCAAATTTGGACCTCTGCTACAGACAACACTATCGGTAGATTGATAAGCAAAGACTTCAAAgtcattatttctaattacGATGCTCTCTATCTCGATTGCGG TTTTGGAGCATGGGTTGGAGAGGGTAACAATTGGTGTGCACCATATAAAGGCTGGcaattaatttatgataactCTCCGATGTCCATTCTTCAGAAGCAAGGTTTTGgtacaaataaaaagcaatttgTATTAG gtGGAGAGGTAACACTTTGGAGTGAACAGGTCGACAGTGTTACAGTCGATTCAAGATTATGGCCCAGGTCAGCAGCTTTCGCTGAAAGACTTTGGTCCGATCCTCCTTCAACCTGGATTCATGCTGAACACAGAATGttaaaacaaagagagagattagttCAAAGAGGTATTAATGCTGATAGATTGGAACCCGAATGGTGTATTCAGAATCAAGGACATTGTTATctataa